A stretch of the Ascaphus truei isolate aAscTru1 chromosome 4, aAscTru1.hap1, whole genome shotgun sequence genome encodes the following:
- the LOC142493978 gene encoding epoxide hydrolase 1-like, with translation MWTQMLENGRSAFSERWPGGVLVPAAVGVGGVLVCWMLCGRKRKTIEMGDGWWGHGERPRLQIEDTSLRPFHIEVSDADLQDLYERLDRTRFSSPLEDSKFHYGFNSTHLRKVVSYWRNQFDWPKQVEILNKYPHYKTTIEGLDVHFIHVKPPHLAPGQKTRPLLMIHGWPGSFYEFYRILPMLTEPAKHGLNPDLTFEVICPSIPGYGFSEAPHKKGFNAAAAARIFYKLMLRLGFKEFYLQGGDWGSLITTLLSQMKPESVKGLHLNMAMISKGGLGMLMSLLLGRYVPWLVGLTREDVRRIYPYFEKNVYGILLESGYLHIQATKPDTVGSALNDSPAGLAAYILEKFSTWTDNTFRDLEDGGLERKYSMDDLLTNVMIYWLTGSITSSMRFYKENFTRDFNRTPGDKIGVYVPTGLAAFPCELLHAPRTWAKQKFRNIVTYTYMPSGGHFAALQEPELLARDVQNFVSRVEKI, from the exons ATGTGGACGCAGATGCTGGAGAATGGCAG GTCGGCCTTCAGTGAGCGCTGGCCGGGGGGTGTCCTGGTCCCAGCTGCAGTCGGGGTAGGGGGTGTCCTGGTTTGCTGGATGTTGTGTGGGAGGAAGAGGAAAACCATTGAGATGGGAGATGGATGGtggggacacggagagagaccCCGCCTGCAGATCGAGGACACGAGTTTGCGACCTTTCCACATTGAGGTGTCCGATGCTGACCTTCAG GATCTGTACGAGCGTCTGGATCGTACGCGTTTCTCTTCACCGCTGGAGGACTCCAAGTTCCACTATGGCTTTAACTCAACGCACCTCAGGAAGGTCGTCTCCTACTGGAGGAACCAGTTTGACTGGCCCAAGCAGGTGGAAATCCTCAACAAATACCCCCACTACAAAACCACCATAGAAG GGTTGGACGTGCATTTTATCCACGTGAAGCCTCCACATCTAGCCCCAGGGCAGAAGACTCGTCCTCTCCTTATGATTCACGGTTGGCCTGGGTCCTTCTACGAGTTTTACCGCATCCTCCCAATGCTGACCGAGCCGGCCAAGCATGGTCTGAACCCGGACCTTACCTTTGAGGTCATCTGTCCATCTATCCCAGGATACGGCTTCTCTGAGGCACCACACAAAAAGG GGTttaatgctgctgctgctgctcggaTCTTCTACAAATTAATGCTCAGACTGGGATTTAAGGAGTTTTACCTGCAGGGAGGAGACTGGGGGAGCTTAATCACCACCCTCTTGTCTCAGATGAAACCTGA GTCGGTCAAGGGTCTTCATTTGAATATGGCTATGATTTCAAAGGGCGGTCTGGGGATGCTCATGTCTCTGCTTCTCGGACGTTATGTGCCCTGGTTAGTGGGCCTCACCAGAGAGGATGTGAGACGTATATATCCGTACTTTGAGAAGAATGTATATGGGATCCTGCTGGAGTCTGGATACCTGCACATCCAGGCCACCAAACCGGATACCGTAG gcaGTGCTCTGAATGATTCTCCTGCTGGACTTGCTGCTTACATCCTGGAGAAGTTCTCCACCTGGACAGATAATACATTCCGTGATCTTGAGGACGGAGGCCTGGAGAG GAAATACTCCATGGATGATCTTCTAACCAACGTGATGATCTACTGGCTGACGGGATCCATCACGTCTTCCATGAGGTTCTACAAGGAGAACTTCACTCGGGACTTCAACCGAACCCCAGGCGACAA GATCGGGGTGTATGTCCCCACTGGTCTGGCCGCCTTCCCTTGTGAGTTATTACACGCCCCTCGTACATGGGCAAAGCAGAAGTTCAGGAACATCGTCACCTACACGTACATGCCAAGTGGGGGCCACTTTGCTGCCCTGCAGGAGCCAGAGCTGCTGGCCCGAGATGTCCAGAACTTTGTGTCCCGGGTGGAGAAG